The window ATAATTTCTATGTTTTAGCAGGACTGTATAAATCCGAGTCAAAAATTGATTCTAACAACATTATCTATACTCAGAAAAGTTTTTTATGGGGAATGTATGAATGGGCAGATTACGAATGAATATTTACATTTGATTAAAAGCTATAGAATTTAAAGACTAAAAAATAATGTATAATATTTTTTATATAGATCAATGATATTTTTAAATACAGCCATTCATACGTCAATACTTTACTCTTATTCAATAAATGTTAAACTATAAAAAAAATCCCTCTTAGTTCAAAACCTTAAAGAGGGAGTAGTTTTTAAATTTTTTTGATTTCTTATAAGCTTTTATCTATGTATAAGCAGATGAAAGTTTTCTCATCATTTATTTTCCACATTCTTATCAATCAAATCTTGTAAATCTTCATGACAAAAACCACAACCTGTTCCAGCAGATAAATGATCGCCTATTTCTTCAACCGTTTTTAATTTATTTTTCTTGATAGCTTCGATTATCTCTTTATCATACACATCGAAACAATGACATATTTTTTTTTCCATATAATTCTCCTATGAGTTATAAAGATTTAATAAAATCAACCACTTTTTGAGCATGCCCAGCAGCTTTTACATTATTCCATCTTTTAATAATTTTTCCTTGTTCATCCAAAAGAATTGTAGTTCTTTTAACACCAAGTGTAATTTTTCCATACATGTTCTTTTCACCATAAATGTCTAATGATTTCATCATGTCTAAATTATCATCAACTAAAAGCAAATGAGAAAATTGATGCTTTTCTTTGAATTTAAGGTGAGATGCTAAACTATCTTTACTAACTCCAACAACAACAGTATTCAATTTCTCAAACTCTTCTTTCAACATATGAAATTCAACTGCTTCTGTTGTACAACCAGGTGTATTATCCTTTGGATAAAAATAGAGAACTACTTTTTTCCCTGTAAAAGATTCTAAGCCGTACTCTTTATTATCATCTCCAAATAGGCAGAAATTATTAATTGTTTCCATGAATTTTCCTTTCAAATTTGTAATAATTACAATTTAGAAAATTTTTATTATTCAGGTATGATAATTGTTATATAATAGACCTTGAGATTGTAAAAACTCATACATTTCATAGAAAAGCTATATTGCTAAATATATGCAATTCAGAATGTGGAACTTTCACATGGAACATAGGCGTGATTGATTTGTATGTAAATTACTTTATATAAAGTATTTCTATTTGATCAATTTCAACTTTGGAACTTACAAATTTTAGCTTTTTTGATAGTAAATTTGAAGCTCTATAATTATTTTATAATGTTAACAAATATGATTGGGAATATTTATGAGAGTTTTACTAGTACTTATGTTTTTAGTTTCATTAATAGCTGAACACAAAAAAGCTGGAGAAATTAATTTCAGGTTGGGAGATCTCTATTTAAAAAATAAAGATTTTACTCAATGGAACAGTGAAGTTGATGAGGGTGATCCTGTTTTCATAAAAGACACTTTAAAAACGGGAATAGAATCTAAGTGTGAAATTAAATTAGTTGACGGTTCTGTACTTAGAATGGGGGAGAGCACTATTTATACTATCCTTGAATTTCAAGATGGTGATTTGATAAAATGTGAGGGAGAATTAATTGAAGGGAAAATTTGGAGCAGTGTTAATAAAGATGATATTAAAAGAGAATTTAATACAAGAACTCCTGTCGCTGTTGCTGCTGTAATCGGAACAATATATAGAACAAGTTATTCTAAAGATGAGGGAGCTTCAGTCACAGTACTTGAAGGAGTTGTAAATATGGCTGCAGTAAAAAAAGAATCAATTAGCAATCCAGAAGTAATTCAAGGTCCTACCCCAATAGACGGTCCAAAAGAAGTTTCAATGGAGGAATGGACAAAAATAACAGCTGGTCAAATATGTAAATTTGATAATAATGGAAATATGAAATTAGAAGAAGTTGATATAGAATCTTTAGAAAAAGAATGGAAAAGTTTCAGATAGGAGAGACTTTTGTTAAAAAGAATTTTAATTACAATCCTGATTTCCTTATCAGGATTTTTTTTATATTTACCACAGTTTGATTTTATAGAAAATAGTGTTTACGACAAGTTTTTAGTTAATCAATATGGAAATGAAGGGACATTAGATAATGTCATCATCATAGATATTGATGAAAAAACTATAAAAAGAAGTGATAAGAGCTTTCATGCATGGGATCGGAGTTATTATACACATTTGATTGAAAAACTAGCTTCTAAAGATCTTGCTGTTTTAGGGTTTGATATACTGTTTAGTCATAAGATTG of the Candidatus Delongbacteria bacterium genome contains:
- a CDS encoding (2Fe-2S)-binding protein, which codes for MEKKICHCFDVYDKEIIEAIKKNKLKTVEEIGDHLSAGTGCGFCHEDLQDLIDKNVENK
- a CDS encoding peroxiredoxin — its product is METINNFCLFGDDNKEYGLESFTGKKVVLYFYPKDNTPGCTTEAVEFHMLKEEFEKLNTVVVGVSKDSLASHLKFKEKHQFSHLLLVDDNLDMMKSLDIYGEKNMYGKITLGVKRTTILLDEQGKIIKRWNNVKAAGHAQKVVDFIKSL
- a CDS encoding FecR domain-containing protein, producing MRVLLVLMFLVSLIAEHKKAGEINFRLGDLYLKNKDFTQWNSEVDEGDPVFIKDTLKTGIESKCEIKLVDGSVLRMGESTIYTILEFQDGDLIKCEGELIEGKIWSSVNKDDIKREFNTRTPVAVAAVIGTIYRTSYSKDEGASVTVLEGVVNMAAVKKESISNPEVIQGPTPIDGPKEVSMEEWTKITAGQICKFDNNGNMKLEEVDIESLEKEWKSFR